In a genomic window of Vigna angularis cultivar LongXiaoDou No.4 chromosome 6, ASM1680809v1, whole genome shotgun sequence:
- the LOC128197571 gene encoding uncharacterized protein LOC128197571, whose translation MVNNALHRHDEQEANGSHSEESPNEATQRAGTRVDPRFNIVELHLRNKYRPFDPFILPTNVRQAYYVPYPPFRSIDKRGWAVAVQTKPRAMTGQGSDKPDKGKGVARPKKRQRKAPKYVLRVPTSSSSTPPSAGDAEDVDPPFHDRPWIEPYGKGFIPSRVASQAITRSIKQQYLTPWPTWGAIPIDDRKPFWERFKKKVQWKAEHESQIHRNFHMKASHRLSEMFRDARIAGERPDWMGEIIWNSLLAHWNTVEFRKKSATAQKNRSSERGGALHTGGSITIHEHAIRMAQALGRAVHVDEVFAQTHVRKGTNEFVDERSRKTHEDFSTRLSQVRSEHGSAPTPDDTTSKGGTLKHQPSSSTSSADEAIQRLTQLLDQRDHENRALREEYSDLRDEFSSFKALVMRALPQTSDTPSIVPPTQPRPSPSPAVPHQPTPVQPTPVQPSTDDQEDEHLSEDYVDF comes from the exons atggtcaACAATGCTCTTCATCGACATGACGAACAAGAAGCAAACGGTAGTCATTCTGAAGAGTCTCCAAATGAAGCCACTCAGAG agctggtactagagtGGATCCTAGGTTTAACATTGTCGAACTCCACTTGAGAAACAAATATAGaccgtttgatcctttcattcttcCAACTAATGTCAGACAGGCTTATTACgtgccatatccaccattccgcAGTATAGACAAGCGTGGTTGGGCTGTAGCAGtacaaaccaagcctagag caatgacaggacaaggttcagaTAAACCTGATAAAGGAAAAGGGGTAGCCAGGCCTAAAAAAAGGCAACGGAAGGccccaaagtatgtacttagggtgccta CTTCCTCATCTTCTACACCACCTTCAGCTGGTGATGCTGAAGATGTTGACCCGCCTttccatgatcgaccatggattgagccatATGGAAAAGG gTTTATTCCCTCCAGagttgcttcccaggccataacacgttcaattaagcaacagtATTTGactccatggcctacttggggagccaTACCTATAGACGACAGAAAGCCATTCTGGGAGCGTTTTAAG AAGAAGGTGCAGTGGAAAGCTGAGCATGAAAGTCAAATTCATAGAAATTttcacatgaaagcatctcatcggctctcagagatgtttagggatgccagGATTGCAGGGGAGCGCCCTGACTGGATGGGCGAAATTATTTGGAACTCTTTGCTTGCACATTGGAACACAGTAGAGTTTCGTAAGAAGTCTGCTACAGCCCAGAAGAACAGATCGTCTGAAAGGGGTGGTGCCttgcatactggtgggtcgatcacgATTCAcgagcatgccattcgtatg gcacaagctctTGGACGAGCGGTCCATGTTGacgaggtctttgcacagacccATGTTCGGAAGGGCACTAAtgaattcgttgatgaaaggtctcgcaagactcat GAAGatttttctacgagactttcacaggttagatccgAACAtgggtcagctcctacaccggatgatacGA catcGAAAGGAGGTACACTGAAGCatcaaccttcttcttccacctcttctgcTGACGAGGCCATCCAGCGCTTGACACAGCTACTGGACCAACGTGACCACGAAAACCGTGCATTGAGAGAAGAATACAGTGACTTGAGAGATGAGTTCTCAAGCTTcaaggccctggtcatgagagcGCTGCCTCAAACTTCAGACACTCCTTCCATTgtccctccgacccagccacgaccctccCCGTCACCCGCCGTCCCTCATcagcccacaccagtccagcccacaccagtccagccatctaCAGATGACCAGGAGGATGAACATCTTTCTGAAGACTATGTAgatttttag
- the LOC108323431 gene encoding uncharacterized protein LOC108323431 isoform X1, producing MMSLKNTKRTMRNGFMCPSEASTAVWSVVVPRSRSKIHKRSVSLDDTRLFNCSSYSKLVHSATATFNSAAHKKCDSLSSANIQQRSQDQDNGSSQLHKTTADHVFQVVVMKVSIHCEGCAGKVKKHLSKMEGVTSFSVDVESKRVTVMGYVSPVGVLQSISKVKRAEFWNC from the exons ATGATGAGCCTGAAAAACACTAAGAGGACAATGAGGAATGGCTTCATGTGCCCCTCTGAGGCATCAACAGCAGTTTGGTCTGTGGTTGTGCCTCGGAGTAGGAGTAAGATACATAAAAGAAGTGTTTCTCTGGATGATACAAGGTTGTTCAACTGTTCTAGCTACTCCAAACTTGTTCACTCTGCCACTGCCACCTTCAATTCAGCAGCTCACAAGAAATGTGACTCTCTCTCTTCAGCAAACATCCAGCAGAGAAGCCAAGATCAAGACAATGGATCAAGCCAACTTCACAAAACGACAGCAGATCATGTCTTCCAG GTGGTTGTGATGAAGGTATCTATTCACTGTGAAGGATGCGCTGGTAAAGTGAAAAAGCATCTGTCTAAGATGGAAG GAGTCACATCATTCAGTGTAGACGTGGAGTCGAAGAGGGTGACAGTGATGGGATACGTTTCTCCGGTGGGAGTTCTTCAGAGCATTTCTAAGGTCAAGAGGGCTGAGTTCTGGAATTGTTAG
- the LOC108323431 gene encoding uncharacterized protein LOC108323431 isoform X3 → MMSLKNTKRTMRNGFMCPSEASTAVWSVVVPRSRSKIHKRSVSLDDTRLFNCSSYSKLVHSATATFNSAAHKKCDSLSSANIQQRSQDQDNGSSQLHKTTADHVFQVVVMKVSIHCEGCAGVTSFSVDVESKRVTVMGYVSPVGVLQSISKVKRAEFWNC, encoded by the exons ATGATGAGCCTGAAAAACACTAAGAGGACAATGAGGAATGGCTTCATGTGCCCCTCTGAGGCATCAACAGCAGTTTGGTCTGTGGTTGTGCCTCGGAGTAGGAGTAAGATACATAAAAGAAGTGTTTCTCTGGATGATACAAGGTTGTTCAACTGTTCTAGCTACTCCAAACTTGTTCACTCTGCCACTGCCACCTTCAATTCAGCAGCTCACAAGAAATGTGACTCTCTCTCTTCAGCAAACATCCAGCAGAGAAGCCAAGATCAAGACAATGGATCAAGCCAACTTCACAAAACGACAGCAGATCATGTCTTCCAG GTGGTTGTGATGAAGGTATCTATTCACTGTGAAGGATGCGCTG GAGTCACATCATTCAGTGTAGACGTGGAGTCGAAGAGGGTGACAGTGATGGGATACGTTTCTCCGGTGGGAGTTCTTCAGAGCATTTCTAAGGTCAAGAGGGCTGAGTTCTGGAATTGTTAG
- the LOC108323431 gene encoding uncharacterized protein LOC108323431 isoform X2 produces the protein MMSLKNTKRTMRNGFMCPSEASTAVWSVVVPRSRSKIHKRSVSLDDTRLFNCSSYSKLVHSATATFNSAAHKKCDSLSSANIQQRSQDQDNGSSQLHKTTADHVFQVVVMKVSIHCEGCAGRNGVVSKVRLCFEHIQCNVRSHIIQCRRGVEEGDSDGIRFSGGSSSEHF, from the exons ATGATGAGCCTGAAAAACACTAAGAGGACAATGAGGAATGGCTTCATGTGCCCCTCTGAGGCATCAACAGCAGTTTGGTCTGTGGTTGTGCCTCGGAGTAGGAGTAAGATACATAAAAGAAGTGTTTCTCTGGATGATACAAGGTTGTTCAACTGTTCTAGCTACTCCAAACTTGTTCACTCTGCCACTGCCACCTTCAATTCAGCAGCTCACAAGAAATGTGACTCTCTCTCTTCAGCAAACATCCAGCAGAGAAGCCAAGATCAAGACAATGGATCAAGCCAACTTCACAAAACGACAGCAGATCATGTCTTCCAG GTGGTTGTGATGAAGGTATCTATTCACTGTGAAGGATGCGCTG GTAGAAATGGTGTAGTAAGTAAAGTAAGGTTGTGTTTTGAACATATACAATGCAATGTCAGGAGTCACATCATTCAGTGTAGACGTGGAGTCGAAGAGGGTGACAGTGATGGGATACGTTTCTCCGGTGGGAGTTCTTCAGAGCATTTCTAA
- the LOC108323432 gene encoding probable LL-diaminopimelate aminotransferase, chloroplastic, with protein MFFSADFFQPKMVIARFSCTFNSQNVRIGHCTKVPRNVNMEKLQHGYLFPEIERQEMMHLKRHPHANVIDLGVGDTTQPLPKTVTASMVDFVHGLSTASGYKGYGPEQGEKALRKAISVTFYKDMGIKPSEVFVSDGAQCDITRLQLLMGSNLKIAVQDPSFPVAIEVSSFSKFAGFTGVRLGWTVVPEELLYSNGFPVMHDFNRIMCTCFNGASSIAQAGGLACLSPEGLRAIQSLVDYYMENARILVDALTSLGLTVYGGKNAPYVWVHFPGSKSWNVFAEILEKTHIITVPGSGFGPGGEGYIRISAFGLRHSIIEASQRLKYLIYQKQN; from the exons ATGTTTTTCAGTGCTGATTTTTTTCAGCCTAAGATGGTAATTGCAAG GTTCTCATGCACATTCAACAGTCAAAACGTGAGAATCG GACACTGCACTAAGGTACCCAGGAATGTAAACATGGAGAAACTGCAACATGGTTATTTATTTCCAGAG ATTGAAAGACAAGAGATGATGCACTTGAAGAGGCATCCACATGCAAATGTAATAGACCTTGGAGTTGGTGATACGACACAACCCTTACCAAAGACTGTAACAGCTAGCATGGTTGAT TTTGTGCATGGCCTTTCAACAGCATCAGGCTATAAAGGATATGGACCAGAGCAAGGTGAAAAG GCCCTGAGGAAGGCAATTTCTGTTACCTTTTACAAAGATATGGGGATTAAACCTTCTGAGGTTTTTGTTTCAGATGGTGCACAGTGTGATATTACTCGTCTTCAG TTACTTATGGGTTCCAATCTGAAGATTGCCGTGCAGGATCCATCCTTTCCG GTCGCAATTGAAGTGTCATCGTTCTCGAAATTTGCTGGCTTCACTGGTGTCCGCCTTGGTTGGACAGTGGTCCCTGAGGAACTCTTGTACTCAAATGGCTTCCCTGTTATGCATGATTTCAACCGTATAATGTGCACATGTTTCAATGGAGCATCCAGCATAGCTCAAGCTGGTGGACTGGCATGCCTTTCCCCAGAAGGTTTAAGG GCCATACAGTCCCTTGTCGACTACTACATGGAGAATGCAAGAATTCTGGTTGATGCTTTGACTTCTCTTGGTCTGACAGTTTATGGTGGTAAAAATGCACCCTATGTTTGGGTTCATTTCCCTGGCTCAAAATCTTGGAACGTTTTTGCTGAAATCCTTGAGAAGACTCACATAATTACTGTCCCTGGTAGTGGTTTTGGACCAGGGGGTGAAGGGTATATAAGAATTAGTGCTTTCGGTTTGAGACATTCCATCATTGAAGCCTCACAGAGACTCAAATATCTTATCTATCAGAAGCAAAACTAA